Part of the Lotus japonicus ecotype B-129 chromosome 6, LjGifu_v1.2 genome, GATCATATCCATCTCCAAGACGCCCCATATCAATATTGTTTGAAGGTGACTAGCAATGCGTTGAAACCTACCCTGAATTGATATAGGCTCCTCAATCGTCTCTAACCTATGGTGTCATAATGACCGGGTGTGAGATCGTGCAAAACCAATCCTAAATTTTGGCACACATTTGTATCATGTGATGTGCTCCTCCACCAACCACGTACAACTAGTAAACACTCAGCATGTTAtttgcacaaaccacctcttgATGTGTAACCATTGTAGGTGATCTAGACATGAATTGCAAATACTGATGTAGAACCCTCTCTGACAAGTGAGGATACAAAAGAGAAATACATAGCGACATCAAAGAAAGGTCAGTGCTCCTTGAGCAGTCTATAAAATGTCCACAAGTCAACCTCGACAACAACCATATCATCCAAATTAATCTGTCTCAAAAACATCAGTCTATCATCATGCACAAATGTCTATCACATCACCCTCGCCATGTCCTCGATGCAGCCCGAGGTCATCTTTTAGAAGAAGATGGATGTCAATAAATGTTGAAAAATCTAATCCTAAAAGAACCAAAACCATCAAGAGCCGATAACAATCTCGGTTCTCAAGTGCTACACTAAGTTCTTCCAAGAGCGCGTCTCCTAGGGTCGAACTTTCAACCTCATTAGTTAAACCAATCGCTTTTAATCACCGTCACCGCTACGATTTAATCGTATTACGGTTTGAAATCTAAAACATTTTCCTCATGTGGAATATAGAGAAGATAAATAGTGGATAAAGTTTCCATAAATGTAGTGGTGTAGAGGGTCGTTGAAATGTCATCCtatctcactctcactctcacgcCTCCCACTCCTAAACACTCCTCTCCACCCTCCGCCACCGTCTCCGCCACTCCCACCGCCGCAGAGCCCCGTTCTCCTTCCGCATGGATCGACCATCTTCGCCTCCAAGCTCaatcctcctccttcctccaagCCATCTCCACCTACGCCAACATGGTCGCCGCCGGCGTCCCCCCCGACAACTTCGCCTTCCCCGCCGTCCTCAAAGCCGCCGCCGGTGTCAATGACCTGAACCTCGGGAAGCAGATTCACGGCCACGTCTTCAAATTCGGCTACGCTTCCACCTCCGTCGCCGTCGCCAACTCCCTCGTCAACATGTACGGCAAGTGCGGTGACCTCGCCGGTGCCCACCACGTGTTCGACAGAATCTCCGACCGCGACCATGTTTCGTGGAACTCCATGATCGCCGCCGCGTGTCGGTTCGAGGAGTGGGAGCTGTCCCTGCAGTTGCTCCGGCTGATGCTGTCGGAGAATGTCGACCCCACGTCCTTCACTTTGGTCAGCATTGCTCATGCGTGTTCCAACCTGCGTGATGGGTTGAGCTTAGGGAAGCAAGTGCACGCTTACACTTTCAGGAATGGTGATTGGAGGACGTTCACTAACAATGCTTTGGTTACCATGTATGCAAAGTTAGGGAGAATTGATGAAGCTAAGGCTTTGTTTGGTCTGTTTGATGATAAAGACTTGGTGTCTTGGAACACTGTTATAAGCTCACTCTCTCAAAATGATAGATTTGAAGAAGCATTGTTGTTTCTGTATCATATGCTTCAAAGTGGAGTTAGGCCTGATGGGGTTACCTTGGCAAGTGCTCTGCCTGCTTGTTCTCATTTGGAGATGTTGAGGACTGGAAAGGAAATACATGGTTATGCCTTGAGGAACACAGATTTGATTGATAACTCTTTTGTTGGAAGTGCTTTGGTGGACATGTATTGCAATTGCAAGAAAGCTGATAAGGGCCGATGGGTTTTTGATGGGATATTGAGGAGGACGGTGGCGGTTTGGAATGCCATGATTGCTGGTTATGCACGCAATGAGTTTGATGATGAAGCTATAAAACTCTTCATTGAGATGGTTTATGAGTCAGATTTTACTCCGAATTCCACGACTTTATCGAGTCTTTTGCCTGCTTGTGTTCGTTGTAAAGCATTTTTGGACAAGGAAGGCATCCATGGTTATGTAGTGAAAAGGGGGTTTGAGAAGGATAAGTATGTGCAAAATGCACTAATGGACATGTATTCCAGAATGGGAAGGATTGAGATTTCAAAGAGCATATTTGGCAGCATGGATAGGAGGGATATAGTTTCTTGGAACACGATGATCACTGGTTATGTTGTTTGCGGGCGCCATGATGATGCACTTAATCTCCTGCATGACATGCAGAGAGGTCAAGACGATGAATATGAGGATGATGAAAGCATTCCCCTGAAGCCAAATTCAGTGACTCTGATGACAGTGCTTCCTGGTTGTGCTGCCTTGGCAGCGCTTGGTAAAGGGAAAGAGATTCATGCTTATGCTCTCAAACAAAAGCTGGCAACAGATATTGCTGTGGGGAGCGCACTAATTGAcatgtatgcaaaatgtggTTGCTTGAACCTATCTAGGATAGTCTTTGATCAAATGCCTACAAGAAATGTCATCACTTGGAATGTTCTTATAATGGCTTATGGGATGCATGGTAAAGGAGAAGAAGCTCTGGAGCTTTTTAGGAGAATGGTAGCAGAAAAAGATAGCAATAAGGAAATAAGGCCCAATGAAGTTACCTACATTGCCATTTTTGCAGCTTGCAGTCACTCTGGGATGGTGGATGAAGGCCTTAACTTATTCCACACAATGAAAGCTAACCATGGGATTGAACCGTCATCTGACCATTATGCTTGCCTTGTGGACTTGCTTGGGCGATCTGGTCGGGTTGAAGAGGCGTATAAACTGATCAAAACAATGCCATCCAATATGAAAAAGGTAGATGCATGGAGTAGCTTGCTTGGTGCCTGTAAGATCCACCAGAACTTAGAAGTCGGTGAAATTGCAGCGAAGCAACTATTGGTCTTGGAGCCAAATGTGGCTAGCCATTATGTTCTGTTGTCAAACATATACTCTTCAGCTGGACTTTGGGACCAGGCAATGGAtattaggaagaaaatgaaggaaatgGGAGTGAGAAAAGAACCTGGGTGTAGTTGGATTGAGCACCGTGACGAGGTTCATAAGTTTTTGGCTGGGGATGCTTCACACCCACAAAGTAAAGAACTCCATGAATATCTTGAAAATCTGTTACAAAGAATGAGAAAGGAGGGGTATGTACCTGATACTTCTTGTGTGCTTCACGATGTggatgatgaagagaaagaaacaatGCTCTGTGGGCATAGTGAGAGATTGGCAATAGCTTTTGGCCTTTTGAATACCCCTCCTGGAACTACCATTAGAGTTACCAAAAACCTTCGGGTTTGCAATGACTGCCATGTTGCCACTAAATTCATATCAAAGATTGTGGACAGGGAAATCATTCTTAGAGATGTTAGAAGGTTCCATCATTTCAGAAATGGAACTTGCTCTTGTGGGGAttattggtaaaaaaaaatgattatgaTTCTTTCTACTTCATTTACCTCAACCTCCTCTTGCTCCCAGCTTAAATCTTGTATCATTGAACCTGTGTAGTTAATCTGGATAAGTAACAATCTGTACAGAATTCCATACTATATTCTGTTGATCTCtaatattattttcataaacGCCTATGCAGCAGTTTCTCCCGGTTCTTTACCACAATTACCGAACACTCCGGTTGTATTCCTACAATCCTACTAGTTATATCTGAAATAATCTATAACCATCTTGTTTTCTCCTGCAAGAAATTCAGCATATTGGAAACACATAATGCTGAATTAAAAAACTCCAACGTTGAAATCTGCaggaaattaaaaaagaaaaagaaaaattggaaGTGTTAACTTTATGATTGCCATGCTCTTGACGTTTGATGTCATCAAAACATACAATTCATTATACTGGAAACTAGAATGACATTGACCATATACACTATTGTTTGATATGAGAATCGCATATGACGCCCATAACCCATGTAACTATCATGGTGGGACAATTTCATTCACCATTAACCCCTTAATGTTTACTTGcactttttcttcatatttttttctctattacATGATTTATCATATCTCTCacctctctctcttctcttctcttcctatCTCTTTCAAGGTGGAGCTCAAATTGgggtgtgaatgaatcattttCTTTCTGTTTAGGTTGTTTACCGTCAGCCATGTAATCTGGTCCTCTCATCGGTTTGTGGTTACATAAAAATGCTTTTACACAAGAAAACTTCCACACCTCTTTTCTAATAAAACAAATGAATATAGTAGAACACAGCCAACAATCCATGGATGAAGAACATTACTTTAGTGATACAAGATTACAGCTACTCAGCAATGTTACAAAATTTTCCTGCCTATTATACAGTAATAAGATTAGAATCAGAATAGTATTCTCTCTTGATAGATCTCCAATGCTTGCATAACTTTCTCAATGAACAATTTTCGGTGCAATCTATACCTGCACATGTAGCATTCACAGGGCTAAGATTTTAcagattaaaattttaaaaagctTATGAAACTGCTAGATGATGTAAATTTTACATACTTTAGTGCAGCTTCAAGTGTTCTTGTAGCTTCAGGCATGGAATCTGTGGTCATGATGTGTAAGCTAAGCATTAGCTCTTATCATACAAGTTAAGTCCAATTAAAGACCAATTACTTCACCCCTCAAACGtgtattattaatataaaaatacaataTAATAAACAGACTAAGGCTAAAACAAAGAATCAACATTACAACTTTCAGGAAGATACATGCACTCAACAATGCGGTTATGTTGCAAAACAAATTATCATGACAATCAGTTCCAGATATGAAGTCTGAACATCAAATTTACCTAGCAATTTCTGGTCTTGCTTTGAAGTTGTAGCGAATCCAGAAAGCATCTTTTGGCATTCGTCTTGTAACGTCTTCACAGCCTTTCTTTCTGCACTGGGGACCGGAGGCACATCCCCATCTGACCATGTTGGCAATGTTCGCGCTGCAGCTATGACTGCTCCATCAACAAAAGTATCCCCCTCGTTCGATAGATTATCTGCTACAAATTTCATATTAATATCCTAAATAACGGCAATATGAATAGAGAAGCCTAAGAAAGCAGATTACAGAATGAAAAATCATATTGTCATACTGTTATGGAAATACTCCTCTGGAAGGCCAGATATATTGAAGATTGACAAGAAGGATTCCAAATGAATACGTGCATTGCCTGAGAATTCGATCGTATCCCAAGGATTCTGCAAATTTAAGCGACTTAGagaaataaaatttcaaaactCAACCGATCAAATATCAGGCGTATAAGTTTACATGAATTATTACAAGAGTGATGAAAGAACAAAACAATAGAAATACTTCAAAGAAGTGCCTGCACACAGCATACTTAGTAGTATTGGTGAAGAATGATGATGTGGCCCTTCATGCAATAAAAATGTCACCAAATAACACTACTATTCTGACTGTTTATACCGTTGCCAGTTTATCCAGTTTTTACAAAACTTGACCAATTTCCAATTCAACTGGTTGACCAATTATAATGCTATGATTGACAGTGGCATATATAATGAATGGGCTTTCAGTGTGTGATTTTTCCTTATTTTCTTCGCTGATTAAATGCATATTGTATGAGCTTCTTTTGCAATAGCTGAGGGTGTCAGCCGTCAAATTTTCAGCACAATGATCTAAATATAGAACAAtcctttcataaatatttaaatggAAAGAAACTTACCACAGGTGACGAAAATCCATATTTTTGCATTAACATGTCATTCTTCATACCACTCATGTAATTAACTGTCATCTGTTACAATTTTCAACAGCCTAATCAGGATATCTATATCTCACAATAAGATAACACAAATAGTAAAATAAACTAGCAAATAAAAGTTTAGTTTGACAAACATAGCAGTTATGTTCTAAAAGCATGTATGAAGTAAccaattaatatttttcaagatTATGAATGATATATGTCTAGAGCATAACATTGAAGATATGATGTACAAATATAAAGATAAAATGATACAATAGCTATCAATTGGCAGTTGTGACATAAGAAGTTCAGCATTCAAGTGGAACATGGATTTGCCTTCTCAACTTCAATTTTCCTTTTCCCCCCTCATTCAATTTAGAGGTTTCAGCAGAGCAGTAACAATTTAGAGGACTTGTGGACCTATGCTCTCTTTGCTGGTTTTAGACGAATATATCTATAGTATAAATAACATGAGAATTTTTAGCCATAGATTCTTATTTGTATGGGTTGTGTAGGGGGTTTCTTTAGCAAATATGCAATAAATTTAACATCCTTCTTGAGTTAACATTGCCTTTTCTTTaagctatgtttggattgatagAAATGGATGGAATGGAATGACATTAAGTTCCATTGCTTGGCTGATTTAAAATAGGATGGATGTGGACTAGAACATGGTGGAATGCATTCAATTCAATTCCATCCCATCCAACACCCCACCTTTTCTACCCTCCATCTCAGGGTGCATGGGAAGGAACCAGATTTCTTCCCCATTAGATCACAATAATATTCAAACAACAGAATAGTAACTTCTTCTATTCTGTTCTGTTCCACTCTATTCCCCATCTCATTCCATTACTTAGAGCCTTCTAGAGCTAAAAAAAATTGTCCTTTTTTTCTTGTTATTTTTGGTGTTTTGTCTTAGCTTTAGGAGAATCAAATGATTTACCTCATCTCCCTTTTTAATCCGCCTCCCAGCATTTATAAGAACTTCAAGCATCCGGTCCTTAAAACGCCAATGAAAAAAACAATTTGGCTCAAATGAATGGTTCAGCATATCTGAAAAGTAAGACTAAGTTAATCTGTCAACTTAAAAAAACAACTATACATTTGAAGTGGAGAAAATAAGTAGTACTACGATGAGAAGTGTGTGTAACATAAAAAAATCCCCCATGAGAAGGGTGTGTAACATCTTGCAAACATTTTGCCCTTCTGCTCAAAGATTtcgatttttctttttgtagagCAGAAAATATCTATTCCATGCATAATTTTGTGGTACTTGTCATCAAGTTTTAATATTAACGAACACCTCAAATATGTAAAGGACATGATAGTAAAATATAGAGCTAAGGTGAAAATTGaaggtaaaatatattttttattatattaatagtACAACAAAGTTATCATGTTTAATCAGACGATCTAAGGTAAATTTAGCTTACCGGCATAAGGAACCAGCATGTTTGCGTTTTGAGTTAACGCACCAACTCTCATTTGCATATTAATACATCGTGATTGTGCAATACCTACTGCCCAAATGAACCTCTGAGGATCACGAGCAAGACGCTTTATTTTAAGGGGTGCACCACTATGCTGACAAGATTAACACAATTTGTTAGTAACATAATGGAAAGCTAACAAATTCAACGAGAACACTTTGCTTTTTACCCAGTTTTTCTCCCAGAATTCTAATGCTCGTTGTTGCTGACTTCTCATAGTAGAAGCAAGATTAGGATCCTGCAGCTCCAAAAGTTCCTCCTGGATATACAAATCAACACCATATGTCACAAAGTCGTTTCCAAAAAATTACAGTAATTGCAAAAAGGATTGCATAATGCCCTTCCTTAATATTACAAAGGATTCCAAGCCAACTTAAGAGAGCTCATATGAATTTTGTGGCTCAACTGAAAATTATTACGCACCTCTGTAGCTAGAAGTAAGCTAGTGCTCTCATCTGCGCTTGGTAAGAAGTCACCATATAACTGCCAAAAGTTTTCTTGGCAGTCAAATGAATATAAGAGGAGGCATGCTAACCTTAAGTCCAAATCTGTCTGCCACAAATATTAACACAATTACATTAGGCAGATGACTATAAAAGGGCTGTTTACTTTTTGAGTACATACTACTGTTACAACAAGGGGTGACAATTTGATAACTTGTGTAtttatcatgaaaaaaaaaatcaagcatATCAATTATATCTTATTATGAACTAATGGCTTTAGAGGAGAATTCCAATTACCTCTGGATTTGTCGAGTTGATAATATCAAATATTGGATGACCAATGGGAATTATATCAGGGAAAAACATCCACGGTAGCTTCTTGCTTATGGTTAGCATCAATTCAAGAGGAATTTCCATTATAACCTGTCCAAGTACATCATTAGGAAAAACAGCCATCAACAACTCCTAATAAAGGACATTATGCAAATAACTAGCTATGTACTATGTGTGCAATTATCTATTCATGTGCCACAGCCAGCAGTCACAAAGGCTTTATTTATATCAGGTAGATTGTAAGTATAGTGCCATCAATTGCAAAAGTCTTAAATGAAGCTACTCACCCTAGGCCGGCGAAGAGGTTCTACATCTTTGGAAGCATACACACCAAAACCATCTGGCCCTTCCTTAAAATCAATCCCGTAAGCTCGCATGCTCCGAACATAACCGATCCTATAGAAGTCAGGGTCTGCAGGCTCCAACTTgagaaacaaaaaaatcaacaaaaaaatgtaagaaaaatcACAACCCTCGTCAAAACAGAAACCCCATAAAGTTTAAGAATTCATGAAATAAGACACTGAATCTCAATCTTTATGGTACTCTATCTGCTAAAAGCACATCAAACTATAGAAACAACACTCACTAACTCACTCTACTCAATCAATATTTTCTACTTATAAACTAATTTAACAGGTTATGGTCCTAGTTGTAACTTCCAAACtatgaacaacaacaacaacaaaaatgggGTTCACCTCAGACGTTGGTTCTTCAACTTTGGGAGGCTGAAACAATGGAAATGGGGGTGCAGCAACGGAAGCTTTGATGGGTTGCACTTTGTTTTGAGCATGAGAGTAAGTGGGTCGGCAGAAGAAGCCATGGCGCAGACCTGTGAACTGTTCACAAAGCAAACAAAAACGTTAGGGAAGAAATTCAAAGGCATAGCATAGGATGGAAGAACGGGAAGAGATTTGAACCTGGGTGTTGGAGAAGAAGCAGTGTGTAGGCTGATAAAgatgaaaggaagaagaagccaTTGGATATTGAAAATGGAAAGAAGCGCTAAGTTAAACCATGTCTACTATCCAAGTGACAAAAGAACAGAGAGAACACAACAACAGAGTGGAAACTCGACAACAACGTTATCCAGGGAGAATTGGGTTGGGTTTCTTCCTCCAACAAGGCTTTAGTTAAGTTTGAAGAGTGAGGTGTCCACAAAAATGGAGGGTGTACCCCATGGTTTGGTATTAAGGTGTCTAAGCTCTAATTAAATAAAGTTAATAGTGATCCATGTTTTCATAATCATAATCGGATTGGTCATTGAAGTGGTCAAAGTTCAATGATTGATTTGTAGTTTTTTATATAGGTAaatgttactccctccgtccctaattataagctaaagttgtaaaaatcacacttattaagaaagccttaattgatgcattggttttcaaaaaaaatgtacaactttctatgtttacccctatttatgataacactttttcatcattgtactactaatagtggtgctccactaccaataaatgcaagggtgaatatggaaagaaatattaacttttgcaaggttaacttatatttagtgacacaaaaaaagtctcaatgttagcttataattagggacggagggagtagttgtTAATGGTTAGTAATTAGTTTATTCATCAGGGTTTGAACCCTAACCTTCACCTTACAACCTTCACCTTacaaatttcttcttttttcttaacTCACCAAGTTTGATTTGTAGTGAAACATATGATAGGTAAAAAGATATCTAGATAAATATAAAAAGCGTATTTTATGTGAAATGAGTTTTTATAGAATAATGTTGTGTTGATATTACTTTTTCACCTCTACCTTGATAAATAAGATAAATGAATGA contains:
- the LOC130724536 gene encoding pentatricopeptide repeat-containing protein At3g57430, chloroplastic, with the translated sequence MSSYLTLTLTPPTPKHSSPPSATVSATPTAAEPRSPSAWIDHLRLQAQSSSFLQAISTYANMVAAGVPPDNFAFPAVLKAAAGVNDLNLGKQIHGHVFKFGYASTSVAVANSLVNMYGKCGDLAGAHHVFDRISDRDHVSWNSMIAAACRFEEWELSLQLLRLMLSENVDPTSFTLVSIAHACSNLRDGLSLGKQVHAYTFRNGDWRTFTNNALVTMYAKLGRIDEAKALFGLFDDKDLVSWNTVISSLSQNDRFEEALLFLYHMLQSGVRPDGVTLASALPACSHLEMLRTGKEIHGYALRNTDLIDNSFVGSALVDMYCNCKKADKGRWVFDGILRRTVAVWNAMIAGYARNEFDDEAIKLFIEMVYESDFTPNSTTLSSLLPACVRCKAFLDKEGIHGYVVKRGFEKDKYVQNALMDMYSRMGRIEISKSIFGSMDRRDIVSWNTMITGYVVCGRHDDALNLLHDMQRGQDDEYEDDESIPLKPNSVTLMTVLPGCAALAALGKGKEIHAYALKQKLATDIAVGSALIDMYAKCGCLNLSRIVFDQMPTRNVITWNVLIMAYGMHGKGEEALELFRRMVAEKDSNKEIRPNEVTYIAIFAACSHSGMVDEGLNLFHTMKANHGIEPSSDHYACLVDLLGRSGRVEEAYKLIKTMPSNMKKVDAWSSLLGACKIHQNLEVGEIAAKQLLVLEPNVASHYVLLSNIYSSAGLWDQAMDIRKKMKEMGVRKEPGCSWIEHRDEVHKFLAGDASHPQSKELHEYLENLLQRMRKEGYVPDTSCVLHDVDDEEKETMLCGHSERLAIAFGLLNTPPGTTIRVTKNLRVCNDCHVATKFISKIVDREIILRDVRRFHHFRNGTCSCGDYW
- the LOC130726442 gene encoding protein PLASTID TRANSCRIPTIONALLY ACTIVE 14, with product MASSSFHLYQPTHCFFSNTQFTGLRHGFFCRPTYSHAQNKVQPIKASVAAPPFPLFQPPKVEEPTSELEPADPDFYRIGYVRSMRAYGIDFKEGPDGFGVYASKDVEPLRRPRVIMEIPLELMLTISKKLPWMFFPDIIPIGHPIFDIINSTNPETDLDLRLACLLLYSFDCQENFWQLYGDFLPSADESTSLLLATEEELLELQDPNLASTMRSQQQRALEFWEKNWHSGAPLKIKRLARDPQRFIWAVGIAQSRCINMQMRVGALTQNANMLVPYADMLNHSFEPNCFFHWRFKDRMLEVLINAGRRIKKGDEMTVNYMSGMKNDMLMQKYGFSSPVNPWDTIEFSGNARIHLESFLSIFNISGLPEEYFHNNNLSNEGDTFVDGAVIAAARTLPTWSDGDVPPVPSAERKAVKTLQDECQKMLSGFATTSKQDQKLLDSMPEATRTLEAALKYRLHRKLFIEKVMQALEIYQERILF